From Desulfatibacillum aliphaticivorans DSM 15576, the proteins below share one genomic window:
- a CDS encoding multiheme c-type cytochrome yields MNRKISKLVLLAGVLLLVLAWGAVTAAEQANMPKAKEFRIERSMSKEAMACLQCHKTEHPGLFADWAGSRHASANITCLDCHQAEEHDADVSQIHYKQYERGDNPWGSKEYRVPVAAAVTPKDCSRCHPDEAVQYSKSKHANTTEIIWKIDPWLNNGMNSDLERQAGCLYCHGTVLKIKDGKLDPSTWPNVGVGRVNLDGSLGSCTSCHTRHRFSVMEARKPEACGQCHLGPDHPQIEIYTESKHGDIYSAFGDDYNWNASPGTWTPGVDYRGPTCASCHMSGAGTVMTTHDVTERLSWELQAPLTVRPQDFKPFPAQNNWQEERSKMQEICMQCHGKAWVEDHYTKMDGVVGEYNDVYFKPAKAKLDELYEKGLLDKSKFFDERLEVEYYELWHHEGRRARMGTAMMAPDYAWWHGFYECKKRYNNFMEEANHLIKTGEKAYVAKDYPNATGDTTKPKEIFGQ; encoded by the coding sequence ATGAACCGGAAAATTTCCAAGCTCGTTTTACTCGCGGGCGTTTTGCTGTTGGTTTTGGCGTGGGGCGCCGTCACGGCCGCCGAGCAGGCGAACATGCCCAAGGCAAAGGAATTCAGGATCGAACGGAGCATGTCCAAAGAGGCCATGGCCTGCCTTCAATGCCACAAGACGGAACACCCGGGACTGTTTGCGGATTGGGCAGGCAGCAGGCATGCCAGCGCCAACATAACGTGTTTGGACTGCCATCAGGCGGAGGAGCATGACGCGGACGTCTCGCAAATTCATTATAAGCAATACGAGCGTGGGGACAACCCGTGGGGCAGCAAGGAATACCGCGTTCCCGTCGCTGCGGCGGTCACTCCCAAGGATTGCTCCCGTTGCCATCCGGACGAGGCGGTGCAATACTCCAAGAGCAAGCATGCAAACACCACGGAAATCATCTGGAAAATCGATCCGTGGCTGAACAATGGCATGAATTCCGATCTGGAGCGTCAGGCCGGCTGCCTCTACTGCCACGGCACGGTGCTTAAAATCAAGGACGGCAAGCTGGATCCCTCCACGTGGCCTAATGTGGGCGTGGGGCGCGTGAATCTGGACGGCAGCCTGGGAAGCTGCACAAGCTGCCACACCCGGCATCGCTTCTCTGTCATGGAAGCCCGCAAGCCCGAGGCCTGCGGCCAATGCCACCTGGGTCCGGACCATCCGCAAATCGAAATTTATACGGAATCCAAGCACGGGGATATTTATTCGGCGTTCGGCGACGACTATAACTGGAACGCCTCTCCCGGAACCTGGACGCCCGGGGTGGATTATCGCGGCCCCACCTGCGCTTCCTGCCATATGTCCGGCGCGGGGACGGTCATGACCACCCATGACGTCACCGAACGCCTGTCTTGGGAGCTCCAGGCGCCGTTGACCGTTCGCCCCCAGGATTTCAAACCCTTCCCGGCCCAGAACAACTGGCAGGAGGAACGGAGCAAAATGCAGGAAATCTGCATGCAATGCCACGGGAAAGCCTGGGTGGAAGACCATTACACCAAAATGGACGGCGTGGTCGGCGAATACAACGACGTGTACTTCAAACCGGCCAAAGCCAAGCTGGACGAACTCTACGAAAAAGGCCTGCTGGACAAATCCAAGTTTTTCGATGAAAGGCTTGAGGTGGAGTATTATGAATTGTGGCATCATGAAGGCCGCAGAGCCCGCATGGGCACGGCCATGATGGCCCCGGACTACGCTTGGTGGCATGGCTTTTATGAATGCAAAAAACGCTATAACAACTTTATGGAAGAAGCCAACCACCTGATTAAAACCGGCGAAAAAGCCTATGTGGCAAAAGACTATCCCAACGCCACGGGCGACACCACAAAGCCCAAGGAGATCTTCGGGCAATAA
- a CDS encoding TRAP transporter permease has protein sequence MYDTLNRFEKVIFSLMSVFLVGFYSYSAVLRPAANQFHVGIYVVITYMLIFLLYKSKIPFLRVLDYVLIILSALVCGYFMYNYEALNYRAGAETDLDKYVAVVGVLIGIEAARRAVGFVFVIIGIIMILYGVYGMYMPDLIAHPGDTFIGICTFIYYQADGVFGIMANVLATYVLLFVLFGAFLESSGAQKFFIDFPLAAVGHRVGGPAKVAVIASAMFGSISGSAIANTVSTGAFTIPLMKKAGFRPHVAGGIEPAASIGGMFMPPIMGAGGFIMSELTGVPYSRIMIIAIFPALMYFFSVFVMIHYEAKIHNIRGDKSEIGAKEILKKEWYYTVPLLLITALMLIGYSPGFAAVLGICSCILLSWVKKDTRIGLKGFVEASRQGAESSLKVGATVGVIGIIIAVLTYSGLILTFADIVIDIAGGRLFLTILLIALASLILGMGVPVTAAYLITAVVAVPALTHLGVNEVAAHMIVYWLSQDSNITPPVCIAAFAGATIAQANMWRTAFASFKFAKFLYLAPFLFGYVPGFSLNGSTGDIIKAMVLIVFGTWFFAYLLSGAWYYTLFKKEPAPYRD, from the coding sequence ATGTACGATACACTTAATCGCTTTGAAAAAGTTATATTCAGCCTCATGTCGGTTTTTCTGGTGGGGTTTTATTCGTATTCCGCAGTGCTGCGACCGGCGGCCAACCAGTTTCATGTGGGCATATATGTTGTCATCACGTACATGCTTATTTTTCTTCTCTACAAGAGCAAAATTCCTTTTTTGCGGGTGCTCGATTACGTGCTGATAATCCTGTCCGCTTTGGTGTGCGGCTATTTTATGTATAATTACGAGGCCCTGAACTACCGGGCCGGCGCCGAAACCGACTTGGACAAATACGTGGCCGTCGTGGGCGTCCTCATAGGCATCGAGGCGGCGCGCAGGGCGGTGGGATTTGTCTTTGTGATCATTGGAATCATCATGATTCTCTACGGCGTCTACGGCATGTACATGCCGGACCTCATCGCCCACCCCGGGGACACATTCATCGGCATCTGCACGTTCATTTATTATCAGGCGGATGGCGTGTTCGGCATCATGGCCAACGTGCTGGCCACCTATGTTTTGCTGTTCGTACTGTTCGGCGCCTTTTTGGAAAGCTCCGGGGCGCAAAAGTTTTTTATCGATTTTCCCCTGGCCGCCGTGGGCCATCGCGTGGGCGGCCCCGCCAAGGTGGCGGTCATCGCCAGCGCCATGTTCGGCTCCATTTCCGGCAGCGCCATCGCCAATACGGTTTCCACGGGCGCCTTCACCATTCCGCTTATGAAAAAGGCCGGGTTCCGACCCCACGTGGCCGGAGGCATTGAGCCCGCCGCCTCCATCGGCGGCATGTTCATGCCGCCCATCATGGGCGCAGGCGGATTCATTATGTCCGAGTTGACCGGGGTGCCGTATTCCAGAATCATGATCATAGCCATATTTCCGGCGCTCATGTATTTTTTCAGCGTGTTTGTCATGATTCATTACGAAGCCAAGATTCATAATATCCGGGGCGATAAGTCGGAGATCGGCGCAAAAGAGATTTTAAAAAAGGAATGGTATTACACGGTCCCGCTTCTTTTAATCACCGCACTCATGCTGATCGGCTATTCCCCCGGCTTTGCGGCCGTCTTGGGCATCTGCTCCTGCATTCTGCTCAGCTGGGTGAAAAAAGATACGCGCATAGGTTTAAAAGGCTTTGTGGAGGCTTCCCGTCAGGGCGCGGAAAGCAGCCTGAAAGTCGGCGCCACCGTGGGCGTCATAGGAATAATAATCGCCGTACTAACATATAGCGGTCTGATTCTGACATTTGCCGATATCGTCATAGACATTGCCGGTGGACGCCTCTTTCTGACCATCCTGCTAATTGCACTGGCCTCCCTGATCCTGGGCATGGGGGTTCCCGTCACAGCGGCCTACCTTATCACTGCAGTTGTGGCCGTGCCTGCGCTCACCCATTTGGGCGTAAACGAAGTCGCGGCTCACATGATCGTCTACTGGCTGTCCCAGGATTCCAATATCACGCCTCCGGTGTGCATTGCGGCCTTTGCAGGGGCGACCATCGCCCAGGCCAATATGTGGCGGACGGCTTTCGCCTCTTTCAAGTTCGCCAAATTTTTGTACCTGGCGCCCTTCCTGTTTGGATACGTGCCGGGATTCTCCCTGAACGGGTCTACCGGAGACATCATCAAGGCCATGGTTCTCATCGTATTTGGGACTTGGTTCTTTGCGTATCTTTTGAGCGGGGCCTGGTATTACACCCTGTTCAAAAAAGAGCCTGCTCCGTACAGGGATTAA
- a CDS encoding cytochrome c3 family protein, with the protein MKRYLKSALLILFGLVVAFPLFSLTYYTMVRTSTPQFCASCHEIRPAYDSWKTSTHVNNDKGFVADCMDCHLPAPHDTWDFFYAKTMHGLKDVAMHFAGGEYDRAEQREKAYAAFKNDQCMKCHRNLLYIPNKRGAMLAHRTVVYPRPGYEKRCVDCHRNLVHVDRNVYGYRENQPPYRGLGL; encoded by the coding sequence ATGAAGAGATATCTCAAATCTGCTTTGCTGATTCTTTTCGGACTGGTTGTCGCTTTTCCTTTGTTCAGCCTGACCTACTACACTATGGTGCGCACATCCACGCCTCAGTTTTGTGCGTCATGCCACGAGATCCGTCCAGCCTACGACTCCTGGAAGACATCCACCCACGTCAACAACGACAAAGGCTTTGTGGCCGATTGCATGGACTGCCACTTGCCCGCTCCCCACGACACCTGGGATTTCTTTTACGCAAAAACAATGCATGGCCTTAAGGACGTCGCCATGCATTTCGCCGGCGGCGAATACGACCGGGCTGAGCAGCGGGAAAAAGCCTACGCCGCCTTTAAAAACGATCAGTGCATGAAATGCCATCGCAACCTTTTGTATATCCCCAACAAGCGCGGCGCCATGTTGGCCCACCGGACCGTGGTCTACCCCCGGCCGGGATATGAAAAACGCTGCGTGGACTGTCATAGGAACCTGGTCCATGTGGATCGGAATGTATACGGTTACAGAGAAAATCAGCCCCCATACCGGGGCCTGGGACTTTAA
- a CDS encoding TAXI family TRAP transporter solute-binding subunit — protein sequence MKKRLVFLCVVMTAMALCLGGSTAFAKMYKFSGGPSGGTFQYYASAITSLTKDSLKGSGIKVLASSSGGSIENIRLINANRAQMAVAYSGHVFQARNGKLKNDDRKYENVLAMCYFYGAPAQLVVRANSDIKKTTDLQGKRVGVGNAGSGAAANCELFFTELGIWENVDRRFQGYRAAADAFKNKQLDAFWVFVGYPNASVIEAALQTDIRLIDVYKDAEEIGMFKKYPYFSKVVIPAGTYKGVDEPTNTFQDSSLWVASPSLTEEDAYKLLSTVFSDEGLKFMVETHKSAKAMSIENGIKGIITPLHPGAEKFWREKGVLK from the coding sequence ATGAAAAAGCGGTTAGTTTTCTTGTGTGTGGTGATGACGGCGATGGCTCTTTGCCTGGGCGGATCCACCGCCTTCGCCAAGATGTACAAGTTTTCCGGCGGCCCTTCCGGCGGAACCTTTCAGTACTATGCCAGCGCCATTACTTCTCTGACCAAGGATTCATTGAAAGGCTCGGGCATCAAGGTCCTGGCCAGCTCCTCGGGCGGATCCATTGAGAACATCCGGCTGATCAACGCCAACCGGGCTCAGATGGCCGTCGCCTATTCCGGCCATGTTTTCCAGGCTCGCAACGGCAAGCTGAAGAATGACGACCGCAAGTACGAAAACGTTTTGGCCATGTGCTATTTTTACGGCGCCCCGGCCCAGTTGGTGGTGCGGGCCAACTCCGACATTAAAAAGACCACGGATCTCCAGGGCAAACGCGTGGGCGTGGGCAACGCCGGCTCCGGCGCCGCGGCCAATTGCGAACTGTTCTTCACCGAGCTGGGCATCTGGGAAAACGTGGATCGCCGCTTTCAGGGATACCGGGCTGCAGCCGACGCCTTCAAGAACAAGCAACTGGACGCCTTCTGGGTTTTCGTGGGCTATCCCAACGCCTCCGTTATTGAAGCCGCCCTCCAGACCGACATCCGCCTGATCGACGTTTACAAAGACGCCGAAGAAATCGGCATGTTCAAAAAATACCCCTACTTCTCCAAGGTTGTCATTCCCGCCGGCACTTACAAAGGCGTGGACGAGCCCACCAACACCTTCCAGGATTCCTCCCTGTGGGTTGCAAGCCCCAGCCTGACCGAAGAAGACGCTTACAAGCTGCTTTCCACGGTCTTCAGCGATGAAGGCCTGAAGTTCATGGTGGAAACCCACAAATCCGCCAAGGCCATGAGCATTGAAAACGGCATCAAAGGCATCATTACTCCTTTGCACCCCGGCGCCGAAAAGTTCTGGCGCGAGAAAGGCGTATTGAAATAA
- a CDS encoding response regulator, which yields MIRVLLADDHVIVRAGLRRIIEDSEDIKVIVEASNGKEAIDLTLEHCPDVAVVDISMPGMDGLEVVSRLHAELPDLPMLILTMHEEEQYVVRAIEAGAMGYMTKKSAPEQLVTAIRKLHSGSRFLTEEAAELLALRVSRWSKGGSLLDSLSKRELQVLRHLASGHTNREIADSYHISVKTVDTYRARLLKKLNLRNNADISRFAIQNNLINP from the coding sequence ATGATACGGGTTTTGCTTGCAGACGACCATGTAATAGTCCGGGCGGGCTTGCGCCGGATTATTGAAGACAGCGAGGACATCAAGGTCATCGTGGAGGCCTCCAACGGCAAGGAAGCCATTGACCTTACCCTGGAGCATTGCCCGGACGTTGCGGTTGTAGACATCTCCATGCCCGGCATGGACGGCCTGGAGGTGGTCAGCAGGCTGCACGCCGAACTTCCCGACCTGCCCATGCTTATCCTGACCATGCATGAAGAAGAGCAGTACGTGGTGCGCGCCATCGAGGCGGGCGCCATGGGGTATATGACCAAAAAATCCGCGCCGGAACAGCTTGTCACCGCCATCCGAAAGCTGCATTCAGGAAGCCGCTTTCTCACCGAAGAGGCGGCCGAGCTTCTGGCCTTGCGGGTTTCCAGGTGGTCCAAGGGGGGGTCGCTTCTGGACTCCCTGTCGAAAAGGGAATTGCAGGTCTTGCGCCACTTGGCCTCCGGCCATACGAACCGGGAGATTGCAGACTCCTATCACATTAGCGTTAAAACCGTGGACACCTATCGCGCTCGTCTGCTAAAAAAACTCAACCTGCGCAACAACGCGGACATCTCTCGGTTCGCTATTCAGAACAACTTGATCAATCCTTAA
- a CDS encoding sensor histidine kinase, with the protein MAKRSNKKESPEGALRRIVSVLALLAFLSIVTGGVLYVSFLQKAAVSEADHQAVNRIKLVARHLSDSLTENERPVKTLAGMRRIVRALETTDLEATEQANRILDHFKETLNADVCYLIDVTGLTIASSNRHFTDSFVGKNFGFRPYFQKAMEGRTATYLALGSVSDKRGVYSSHPVMGSDGELAGVVVIKALVDLIESSLTSRPEEDVLVADPNGVVFISSKKQWLLKTLWPLNEKQINQVRDSQQFGPGPWSWIGFRPTDSPDTVELKGARFLMHEEPIRFFPGWSAYYIQSEEAISQRVSSNLFRVTGIVVITSIVLVGLLVFLLYTRALVEINRRIMAEGALRQSEERYRAIYHNTPAMLHSINSKGRLVSVSDHWLKALQYETGQVIGKHLGDFMTPSSAEYLGETMMPEFLRTGECIDVPYQFVKKNGEVMDVLLSAIGERDEEGNFVRSLAVSVDVTEQKKAQEALNQAQEKLSQHSQELERQVFRRTEEISSILKYTPNLVHIKDADGRYIMVNRRYEEIFGISNEDVRGRTQHESMPREYADAFREVDHRVLSEKKPVRSEYVVRVDGEDHSYLSVKFPIYDEQGRIHAIGGISTDVTEIKKAQEALRRLSNRMIISQEAERQAIARELHDELGQILTVLRMDAVWFKKRLKDSDAATQERASAMCELIDKTIEDVRGIAVRLRPGVLDDLGLVDALEWYTSDFERRTGITCIFEHDNIPNLGNAISTAAYRIAQEALTNVVRHASTDRADVSLSFDQEEFTLIISDNGVGYDGGMVEESEGLGIAGMRERAMLAGGTLEVEAGEDAGSRIIFRIKVSGANKEK; encoded by the coding sequence ATGGCCAAACGCTCGAATAAAAAAGAGAGCCCGGAAGGCGCCCTGAGGCGGATCGTCTCCGTGCTTGCCCTGCTGGCGTTTTTGTCCATTGTTACGGGCGGGGTGCTTTATGTCTCCTTTCTGCAAAAGGCCGCAGTTTCCGAAGCCGACCATCAGGCCGTCAATCGGATCAAACTGGTCGCCAGGCACCTTTCCGATTCCCTGACCGAAAATGAGAGACCCGTAAAGACCCTGGCGGGCATGCGGCGTATCGTCAGGGCGCTGGAAACCACGGACCTGGAAGCCACCGAACAGGCCAACAGGATTCTGGACCATTTCAAGGAAACCCTGAACGCAGACGTCTGCTACCTTATCGACGTCACGGGCCTGACCATAGCCTCAAGCAACCGCCATTTTACGGACAGCTTCGTGGGCAAGAACTTCGGGTTCAGGCCATACTTTCAAAAGGCCATGGAAGGCCGCACCGCCACCTATCTCGCCCTGGGTTCGGTCTCGGACAAGCGCGGAGTGTATTCCAGCCATCCGGTCATGGGCTCGGACGGCGAGCTTGCGGGCGTGGTGGTCATCAAGGCCCTGGTGGATTTGATCGAAAGCTCCCTCACTTCCCGGCCCGAAGAGGACGTCCTGGTGGCGGATCCCAACGGCGTGGTGTTCATTTCCAGCAAAAAGCAATGGCTTTTAAAGACCCTTTGGCCCCTTAATGAAAAGCAGATCAATCAGGTCCGGGACTCCCAGCAGTTCGGTCCGGGCCCCTGGTCCTGGATCGGATTCAGGCCCACCGACTCCCCGGATACGGTGGAGCTGAAAGGCGCCCGCTTTCTGATGCATGAAGAGCCCATCCGCTTTTTTCCGGGATGGTCGGCCTATTACATCCAGAGCGAGGAGGCCATCTCGCAGCGGGTGTCCAGCAACCTGTTCCGGGTGACCGGCATCGTGGTCATTACCAGCATCGTGCTGGTGGGGCTGTTGGTGTTTTTGCTTTACACCCGGGCTTTGGTGGAGATCAATCGCCGAATAATGGCGGAAGGCGCCTTGCGACAAAGCGAGGAGCGGTATCGCGCCATTTACCACAATACGCCGGCCATGCTTCACTCCATCAATTCCAAAGGCCGGCTGGTCAGCGTGAGCGACCACTGGCTGAAGGCCCTGCAATACGAAACCGGGCAGGTGATCGGCAAGCATCTGGGGGATTTCATGACGCCGTCCTCCGCCGAGTACCTTGGGGAAACCATGATGCCCGAGTTCCTGCGCACCGGGGAATGCATTGACGTCCCGTATCAGTTCGTCAAGAAAAACGGCGAGGTGATGGACGTGCTGCTTTCGGCCATTGGAGAGCGGGACGAGGAGGGAAACTTTGTGCGCTCCCTGGCCGTATCCGTCGACGTGACCGAGCAGAAAAAAGCCCAGGAAGCCCTGAACCAGGCCCAGGAGAAGCTCAGTCAGCATTCCCAGGAACTGGAGCGGCAGGTTTTTCGCAGGACCGAGGAAATTTCCAGCATCCTCAAGTACACTCCCAACCTGGTTCATATCAAGGACGCCGACGGCCGTTACATTATGGTCAATCGGCGGTACGAGGAAATTTTCGGCATCTCCAACGAGGACGTTCGAGGCAGGACGCAGCACGAAAGCATGCCCAGGGAGTATGCGGACGCATTCCGGGAGGTGGACCACCGGGTTTTGAGCGAAAAAAAGCCGGTTCGGTCGGAATATGTGGTTCGGGTGGACGGGGAGGACCACAGCTATTTGTCCGTAAAGTTTCCCATTTACGACGAGCAGGGGCGCATCCACGCCATCGGCGGCATCTCCACGGACGTCACCGAGATAAAAAAGGCTCAGGAAGCCCTGCGGCGCCTGTCAAACCGCATGATCATCAGCCAGGAGGCCGAGCGCCAGGCCATTGCCCGGGAGCTTCACGACGAGCTCGGCCAGATCCTCACCGTGCTTCGCATGGACGCGGTCTGGTTTAAAAAGCGGTTGAAAGATTCCGACGCCGCCACGCAGGAGCGGGCCTCGGCCATGTGCGAATTGATCGATAAAACCATCGAGGATGTGCGAGGCATAGCCGTGCGCCTGCGGCCCGGAGTGTTGGACGACCTGGGCCTGGTGGACGCCCTGGAATGGTACACCAGCGATTTTGAGCGCCGCACCGGCATTACGTGTATTTTTGAGCATGACAATATTCCCAATCTGGGCAACGCCATTTCCACCGCCGCTTACCGGATCGCCCAAGAGGCGCTGACCAACGTGGTGCGCCATGCGTCCACGGACCGGGCGGATGTAAGCCTTTCCTTTGATCAGGAGGAGTTCACCCTGATAATTTCAGACAACGGGGTGGGATATGACGGCGGCATGGTGGAAGAATCCGAAGGCCTGGGCATCGCCGGCATGAGGGAGCGGGCCATGCTGGCCGGTGGAACCTTGGAAGTGGAAGCGGGCGAGGACGCCGGGAGCCGGATTATTTTTCGGATTAAGGTTTCCGGGGCGAATAAGGAGAAGTAG
- a CDS encoding PP2C family protein-serine/threonine phosphatase: protein MTQEIKELKESREFLNLLLNNINTAVLVVNEEMRIQQVNGFFKSLFGISDMEDPDLTFGQVAGCTFSVEESKGCGNTTKCAQCALRKNLVNALLSEVPADKVSLSRTFYIDGVPQEKHLEFSTRYIRFHDRPMVLVLIYDVTELTLQRMRLSEKQEQVQRDLKSAALIQKGLLPTSANCQNGLELGWKFAPSTHVGGDIFNVLQAPGPLTALYMVDVCGHGVAASLVAVTISQQLQNLSCRHCGGALPLPPAAVLNELEEVFPFERFDTFFTCVYAQVDEARGLAAVSAAGHPAPLLIKRHGTVEKIAAKGPAIGLGSYSKYEQAMVDFGPGDQILLYTDGVTEALGMDDTRFGTERLLEIAAEHGGRPPQELADAVFKAVAQFVGPVGFDDDVSIMTVRYMPAY, encoded by the coding sequence ATGACACAGGAAATCAAGGAACTCAAAGAATCCAGGGAGTTTTTAAACCTGCTCCTGAATAACATCAACACAGCCGTGCTGGTGGTTAACGAAGAAATGCGCATTCAGCAGGTGAACGGATTTTTCAAAAGCCTTTTCGGCATTTCCGATATGGAGGATCCGGACCTTACCTTCGGCCAGGTTGCGGGATGCACTTTTTCCGTGGAGGAAAGCAAAGGCTGCGGAAACACCACCAAGTGCGCTCAATGCGCCTTACGGAAAAACCTGGTCAACGCCCTGCTCAGCGAGGTGCCCGCGGACAAGGTTTCTCTTTCACGCACCTTTTACATTGACGGCGTTCCCCAGGAAAAACACCTGGAGTTTTCCACCCGCTACATTCGCTTTCATGACCGGCCCATGGTGCTGGTTCTTATCTACGACGTCACGGAGCTGACGCTTCAAAGGATGCGCTTGAGCGAGAAACAGGAGCAGGTGCAGCGGGATTTAAAGAGCGCCGCGCTGATTCAAAAAGGGCTGCTGCCCACCTCCGCGAATTGTCAAAACGGCCTGGAACTGGGCTGGAAATTCGCTCCATCCACCCATGTGGGAGGCGATATTTTCAACGTCCTCCAGGCCCCGGGGCCGCTGACCGCATTGTACATGGTGGACGTGTGCGGCCATGGTGTGGCCGCTTCCCTGGTGGCGGTGACCATCTCCCAGCAATTGCAAAACCTGTCGTGCCGCCATTGCGGGGGCGCTCTTCCCTTGCCTCCCGCAGCCGTCCTGAACGAGTTGGAAGAGGTTTTTCCCTTTGAACGTTTCGACACCTTTTTCACCTGCGTATACGCCCAGGTGGACGAGGCCAGAGGCTTGGCTGCGGTCTCGGCTGCCGGGCATCCCGCGCCTTTATTGATCAAGCGGCACGGAACCGTGGAGAAAATTGCGGCCAAAGGCCCGGCAATAGGCCTGGGCTCCTACAGCAAGTACGAGCAAGCCATGGTGGATTTCGGCCCGGGGGATCAGATTTTGCTGTACACCGACGGCGTGACAGAAGCATTGGGGATGGATGACACCCGCTTTGGGACGGAGCGGCTTTTGGAAATCGCCGCAGAGCATGGGGGGCGCCCTCCCCAGGAATTGGCCGATGCGGTTTTTAAGGCGGTCGCCCAATTTGTGGGGCCTGTGGGCTTTGATGACGACGTGAGCATTATGACTGTGAGATATATGCCAGCCTATTAA
- the panP gene encoding pyridoxal-dependent aspartate 1-decarboxylase PanP → MDRTSEAQRRELVANRETLKRIFIMREDDSAKATLLKYMEQIFFGLQDFLRDHVGITEERSLREMASRFQNSLISEQPEKKLADVITELVEDIAPHAVNVASPYFVGHMTSAMPFFMVHLAAFVAALNQNVVKLETSKIVSIVEKQLLAKIHRMIYQQNDAFYSRHIQSVDTSLGGFTEDGTLANMTALWVARNNILNQAEGFAGVEQEGMFAAYQALGIERMVVLVSQLGHYSLRKAAGLLGLGNKNVIGLPIDANNRVDVDAMARAVKEINSDPKTRIMAVVGIAGATETGSVDPLPKIAEICAEHNIHFHADAAWGGPTLFSEKYKYLLEGIDMADSVTIDGHKQFYMPMTCGMVYFKNPWAMDAIAYHSTYIARPGSVDLGIKSLAGSRASTSLILDSALKVMGVKGYGILVEHGIGLAKQFAKEIRAREDFELVTPPELNILTYRYVPKRLQERLKNAEPKEVVRINQCLNALNIVLQRDQREAGKSFVSRTTFRRPPEQGGDVVVLRTVLMNPMTRLRILKEILDEQEQICQTKLGKAFGAIC, encoded by the coding sequence ATGGACCGGACATCCGAGGCACAGCGCAGGGAACTTGTAGCCAACCGCGAAACCTTGAAGCGCATATTCATCATGCGCGAAGACGACTCGGCCAAAGCCACCTTGTTAAAATACATGGAGCAGATTTTTTTCGGGCTCCAGGATTTTTTAAGAGATCACGTGGGCATTACCGAAGAACGCAGCCTGCGTGAAATGGCCTCCCGCTTCCAAAACAGCCTGATCAGCGAACAGCCGGAAAAAAAACTGGCTGACGTCATCACCGAACTGGTGGAAGACATCGCTCCCCACGCCGTAAACGTGGCCTCGCCTTATTTTGTGGGCCACATGACCTCCGCCATGCCGTTTTTTATGGTCCACCTCGCCGCTTTTGTGGCCGCCCTGAATCAGAACGTGGTCAAGCTGGAAACCTCCAAGATCGTCTCCATTGTCGAAAAACAGCTTCTGGCTAAAATTCACCGGATGATCTACCAACAGAACGACGCGTTTTACTCCCGCCACATCCAAAGCGTGGATACGTCTTTAGGCGGATTCACCGAAGACGGCACCCTGGCCAATATGACCGCCCTATGGGTGGCCCGAAACAACATCCTGAATCAGGCCGAAGGCTTCGCTGGCGTGGAGCAGGAAGGCATGTTCGCCGCGTACCAGGCTTTGGGCATTGAGCGGATGGTGGTGCTGGTTTCCCAATTGGGGCATTATTCGCTGCGCAAGGCGGCGGGCCTTCTTGGGTTGGGCAATAAAAACGTCATCGGCCTGCCCATTGACGCAAACAACCGGGTGGACGTGGACGCCATGGCCAGGGCCGTCAAGGAAATCAACTCCGATCCCAAAACCCGGATTATGGCCGTGGTGGGCATCGCGGGCGCGACCGAAACCGGGTCCGTGGACCCCTTGCCCAAGATCGCCGAAATCTGCGCCGAGCATAACATCCATTTTCATGCGGACGCTGCATGGGGCGGCCCGACCCTGTTTTCCGAAAAATACAAGTATCTTCTGGAAGGCATCGACATGGCCGACTCGGTGACCATCGACGGGCACAAACAGTTTTACATGCCCATGACCTGCGGCATGGTGTATTTTAAAAATCCCTGGGCCATGGACGCCATCGCCTATCATTCCACCTACATCGCCAGGCCGGGCTCCGTGGATTTGGGCATCAAATCCCTGGCCGGCTCCAGAGCCTCCACCTCCCTGATCCTGGACAGCGCCCTTAAGGTGATGGGCGTCAAAGGCTACGGCATTCTGGTGGAGCACGGCATCGGGCTGGCCAAGCAATTCGCCAAGGAAATCCGGGCCAGGGAGGATTTTGAACTGGTCACCCCGCCGGAGCTGAACATCCTCACCTATCGGTACGTGCCCAAGCGTTTGCAGGAAAGATTGAAAAACGCCGAGCCCAAGGAAGTCGTCAGAATCAACCAATGCCTGAACGCCTTGAATATCGTGCTGCAACGGGATCAGCGCGAGGCCGGAAAGAGCTTCGTTTCCCGGACGACCTTCCGGCGGCCGCCTGAGCAAGGCGGAGACGTGGTGGTTTTGCGGACTGTGTTAATGAATCCCATGACCCGCCTGCGCATTCTCAAGGAAATCCTGGACGAGCAGGAGCAAATCTGCCAGACCAAGCTGGGCAAGGCCTTCGGCGCCATTTGCTAG